From one Amycolatopsis sp. FDAARGOS 1241 genomic stretch:
- a CDS encoding bifunctional 2-polyprenyl-6-hydroxyphenol methylase/3-demethylubiquinol 3-O-methyltransferase UbiG gives MTSPPSTEQFLRTFHDHHPGKQSESIRDVLTPGGRTAYETFADHVGSAERVLDLGCADGELLSIFAARGAHRLAGIDLSLNELAFARRRPELANAELRLGRAQELPWDAGAFDAVVSHMAFMVMSDPEAVAAEAARVLAPGGRFAVAVGSGGAEAGDAIELFRSLAVPLFRAARAKGLLPKFGDRRPRTREGLDEILGPAGFAPMAWERITIRHRGTPARVWQDNVATFYEMSSVPADEVARLRERFLAEAEKLAVDGVVPWAMGIDVATTRLVGAGA, from the coding sequence ATGACTTCCCCGCCGTCCACCGAGCAGTTCCTGCGCACCTTCCACGACCACCACCCCGGCAAGCAGAGCGAGAGCATCCGCGACGTCCTGACACCCGGTGGCCGGACCGCCTACGAGACGTTCGCCGACCACGTCGGCAGCGCCGAGCGGGTGCTCGACCTCGGGTGCGCGGACGGGGAGCTGCTCTCGATCTTCGCCGCTCGCGGAGCGCATCGGTTGGCGGGAATCGATCTTTCGCTGAACGAACTCGCGTTCGCGCGCAGGCGGCCGGAGCTGGCGAACGCGGAGCTGCGACTGGGCCGGGCGCAGGAGCTGCCGTGGGACGCCGGGGCGTTCGACGCGGTCGTCTCGCACATGGCGTTCATGGTGATGAGCGACCCGGAGGCAGTTGCGGCCGAGGCGGCGCGGGTGCTCGCCCCCGGCGGGCGGTTCGCGGTTGCCGTGGGAAGCGGTGGTGCCGAGGCCGGTGATGCGATCGAGTTGTTCCGGTCGCTCGCTGTGCCGCTCTTCCGCGCGGCTCGCGCCAAGGGGTTGCTACCGAAGTTCGGTGATCGGCGGCCCCGGACGAGGGAAGGGCTCGACGAGATCCTCGGGCCGGCGGGGTTCGCGCCGATGGCGTGGGAGCGGATCACCATCCGGCACCGTGGCACTCCGGCGAGGGTGTGGCAGGACAACGTGGCGACGTTCTACGAGATGTCGTCGGTGCCGGCGGATGAGGTTGCCCGGCTGCGGGAGAGGTTCCTGGCGGAGGCCGAAAAGCTTGCGGTGGACGGGGTGGTGCCGTGGGCGATGGGGATCGACGTTGCCACCACCCGGCTCGTGGGGGCCGGCGCGTAG
- a CDS encoding cell wall metabolism sensor histidine kinase WalK: MTAVVDPDALALRRARRTIASQIAVVITLVVLAAGVIAYFVLVHGQRVEISRQIDHTLAQGLSATPPGCVFLVTPTGHVPAALPFVPPPAGAVGTTELSLGGSTYTVRTVSRNGQLWQVFVDEHYLIADRQQLVVGLVVAELVVLVVSVASGFVLAGRAIRPLGEALRRQRTFVADASHELRAPLTRLHTRAQLLARRARSSPVPSAELDQLAFGTRELGEVVEDLLLATQACNERPSLEPVRLGLLAEQAVEAESVRAGDRRVRISVSRSPDLADVVPGVPAALRRVLSALLDNALGHTPPGGSIEVTLANPDDRHVELRVADTGTGFPQKDAERLFERFSHGSSGEGRRFGLGLALVHEVVTGHGGTIAAAGVPGAGATFTLRFTRAQP, encoded by the coding sequence GTGACGGCGGTCGTCGACCCGGACGCGCTCGCCCTCCGGCGCGCGCGGCGGACGATCGCGAGCCAGATCGCCGTGGTGATCACGCTGGTCGTGCTCGCCGCCGGGGTGATCGCATACTTCGTGCTGGTGCACGGCCAGCGCGTGGAGATCTCGCGGCAGATCGACCACACGCTGGCGCAGGGGCTGTCGGCCACACCGCCGGGGTGCGTTTTCCTGGTGACGCCCACGGGCCACGTGCCCGCCGCGTTGCCGTTCGTGCCACCGCCCGCCGGTGCGGTGGGGACCACCGAGCTTTCGCTGGGCGGTTCGACCTACACCGTCCGCACGGTCAGCCGGAACGGGCAGCTGTGGCAGGTCTTCGTGGACGAGCACTACTTGATCGCCGACCGTCAGCAGCTCGTCGTCGGGCTGGTCGTGGCCGAACTGGTGGTGCTGGTGGTGTCAGTGGCGAGCGGTTTCGTGCTGGCGGGTCGCGCGATCCGTCCCCTGGGCGAGGCCCTGCGCCGGCAACGGACCTTCGTGGCCGACGCGTCGCACGAACTCCGGGCACCGCTGACCCGGCTGCACACGCGGGCGCAACTGCTGGCCCGGCGCGCGCGTTCGTCGCCGGTGCCGTCCGCTGAGCTGGATCAGCTGGCGTTCGGCACTCGCGAACTGGGCGAGGTCGTCGAGGATCTCTTGCTGGCCACCCAGGCTTGCAACGAACGGCCGTCCCTGGAGCCGGTCCGGCTGGGGTTGCTCGCGGAGCAGGCCGTCGAGGCGGAGTCGGTGCGAGCGGGCGACCGGCGGGTCCGGATCTCGGTGTCGCGCTCACCCGACCTCGCCGATGTGGTGCCCGGTGTCCCCGCCGCGCTTCGCCGCGTCCTCTCCGCGTTGCTGGACAACGCCCTCGGCCACACCCCACCCGGCGGCTCGATCGAGGTGACCCTCGCCAACCCGGACGACCGCCACGTCGAACTCCGCGTCGCCGACACCGGCACGGGCTTCCCGCAGAAAGACGCCGAGCGCCTGTTCGAACGCTTCTCCCACGGCTCCTCCGGCGAAGGCCGCCGCTTCGGCCTGGGGCTCGCCCTGGTCCACGAAGTCGTCACCGGCCACGGCGGCACCATCGCGGCCGCCGGCGTGCCCGGCGCGGGGGCGACTTTCACGTTGCGGTTCACCCGAGCGCAGCCGTAG
- a CDS encoding response regulator transcription factor, with translation MLLVEDDRELAGMLAELFTESGYHVELAHDGQRGLHLGLTGRFDVIVLDRRLPVMDGLAVLAGLRRRAVTARVLVLSALGELADRVHGLDAGADDYLVKPFETDELLARLRALCRRDWEGAECLPLGTAALDLQRREVVLARGERVTLSGREFELLRTLAQRPKAIHPRASLRTHVFSDSTGESIVDTYVYYLRRKLGRDVVKTVHGLGYQIGAM, from the coding sequence GTGCTCCTGGTGGAGGACGATCGTGAGCTGGCCGGAATGCTCGCCGAGCTGTTCACCGAATCCGGCTACCACGTCGAGCTTGCCCACGACGGCCAGCGCGGCCTGCACCTCGGCCTCACCGGGCGCTTCGACGTGATCGTCCTCGACCGCCGCCTGCCGGTGATGGACGGGCTGGCGGTGCTGGCCGGATTGCGGCGCCGCGCCGTGACCGCGCGCGTGCTGGTGCTCTCGGCGCTGGGTGAGCTGGCCGACCGCGTCCACGGCCTCGACGCGGGTGCTGACGACTACCTGGTGAAACCGTTCGAGACCGACGAACTGCTGGCCCGGCTGCGCGCGTTGTGCCGCCGGGACTGGGAAGGCGCCGAGTGCCTCCCGCTGGGGACGGCCGCGCTCGACCTGCAGCGCCGCGAAGTCGTACTCGCGCGCGGCGAACGCGTGACGCTGTCCGGCCGCGAGTTCGAGCTCCTGCGCACGCTCGCGCAGCGGCCGAAGGCCATCCACCCGCGCGCTTCCCTGCGCACCCACGTGTTCTCCGACTCGACCGGTGAATCCATTGTGGACACCTACGTCTACTACCTGAGACGCAAACTCGGCCGCGACGTCGTGAAGACCGTCCACGGCCTCGGCTACCAGATCGGAGCCATGTGA
- a CDS encoding aldo/keto reductase, giving the protein MSGSTLPVRRLGALEVSAQGLGCMGMSEFYGEGDDSESIATIHRALDLGVTLLDTADMYGFGANEELVGRAIADRRDQVVLATKFGFVRDKDDPAKRGVRGDAAYVREAVENSLRRLGIDHIDLYYQHRVDPDVPIEETVGAMAELVRDGKVRHLGLSEAGAETIRRAHAVHPISAVQTEWSLWSRDIEDAVVPACRELGIGLVPYSPLGRGFLTGRFKSETDLRADDFRRQTQPRFADGNFEKNAAMVESLRALAEAKGVTTGQLALAWVQARGDDVVPIPGTKRRTYLEENVGAVAVELSEEDLAAIETAVPLDGVAGARYSDAAMKLVSR; this is encoded by the coding sequence ATGAGCGGATCGACGCTGCCCGTCCGCCGGCTCGGTGCGCTCGAGGTCAGCGCGCAAGGGCTCGGCTGCATGGGCATGAGCGAGTTCTACGGCGAGGGTGACGACAGCGAGTCGATCGCCACCATCCACCGCGCTCTGGACCTCGGCGTGACGTTGCTGGACACCGCCGACATGTACGGCTTCGGTGCCAACGAGGAGCTCGTCGGCCGCGCGATCGCGGACCGGCGTGACCAGGTCGTGCTGGCGACGAAGTTCGGGTTCGTGCGTGACAAGGACGATCCGGCCAAGCGGGGCGTTCGCGGCGACGCGGCGTATGTGCGCGAAGCCGTGGAGAACTCGCTGCGGCGGCTCGGGATCGACCACATCGACCTCTACTACCAGCACCGCGTGGACCCGGACGTGCCGATCGAGGAGACGGTGGGGGCCATGGCCGAGCTGGTGCGCGACGGCAAGGTACGCCACCTCGGCCTCTCGGAAGCCGGCGCGGAGACGATCCGCCGCGCGCACGCCGTGCACCCGATCAGCGCCGTGCAGACGGAGTGGTCGCTGTGGTCGCGCGACATCGAGGACGCCGTGGTGCCGGCGTGCCGTGAGCTCGGCATCGGGCTCGTGCCGTACTCGCCGCTGGGCCGCGGGTTCCTCACCGGCCGCTTCAAGTCCGAGACCGACCTGCGCGCCGACGACTTCCGCCGGCAGACCCAGCCCCGCTTCGCGGACGGCAACTTCGAAAAGAACGCCGCGATGGTCGAGTCCCTGCGGGCGCTCGCCGAGGCCAAGGGCGTGACGACGGGGCAGCTCGCGCTGGCCTGGGTCCAGGCGCGCGGCGACGACGTCGTCCCGATCCCCGGGACGAAGCGGCGCACGTACCTCGAAGAGAACGTCGGTGCCGTCGCGGTCGAACTGTCCGAAGAGGACCTCGCGGCCATCGAGACCGCGGTGCCGCTGGACGGCGTCGCCGGTGCCCGGTACTCGGATGCGGCGATGAAACTGGTCTCGCGCTGA
- a CDS encoding alpha-hydroxy acid oxidase has product MRTIAELAAAARDKLDPAHYDFYAGAAGDELTLRANEEAFSRRVLVPRVLRGAGKRDLATELVGSPLSMPVLVSPTAFHRLAHDEGERATARAVAKAGTVLVVSMAATTAVEAIADTGATLWFQLYLQPDLEFTESVVRRAERAGVRAFVVTVDSPVFGRRERDHRNGFHDLPPGLVVENLRDGSGEVRDIEMSAELSWEHVAWLKRTTALPVLLKGVLHPADARLAVAAGVDGLLVSNHGGRQLDAAVSTVDALPAVAEAVAGAIPLVLDGGVRRGTDVVKALALGATAVGVGRPVLWGLAAAGEKGVTEVLERLREELDTALALCGAAAPGELTADLVR; this is encoded by the coding sequence GTGCGCACGATCGCGGAGCTGGCGGCCGCGGCGCGCGACAAGCTCGACCCGGCGCACTACGACTTCTACGCGGGTGCGGCCGGTGACGAGCTGACGCTGCGGGCCAACGAAGAAGCCTTCTCGCGAAGGGTGCTCGTGCCGCGGGTCCTGCGGGGCGCGGGAAAACGCGACCTCGCGACGGAACTGGTGGGCTCGCCGTTGTCGATGCCGGTCCTGGTGTCGCCGACGGCGTTTCACCGGCTCGCGCACGACGAGGGCGAGCGCGCGACGGCCCGGGCGGTCGCGAAGGCGGGCACGGTGCTGGTGGTGAGCATGGCCGCGACCACGGCCGTGGAGGCCATCGCCGACACCGGGGCCACGCTCTGGTTCCAGCTGTACCTGCAGCCGGACCTGGAGTTCACGGAGTCGGTGGTGCGCCGGGCCGAGCGCGCGGGCGTCCGGGCGTTCGTGGTGACCGTGGACTCGCCGGTGTTCGGCCGGCGCGAGCGCGACCACCGCAACGGCTTCCACGACCTGCCGCCGGGGCTGGTCGTGGAGAACCTGCGCGACGGCTCCGGGGAAGTGCGGGACATCGAGATGTCGGCCGAGCTGTCATGGGAGCACGTCGCGTGGCTCAAGCGCACGACGGCGCTCCCGGTGCTGCTCAAGGGCGTGCTGCACCCGGCGGACGCGCGGCTCGCAGTGGCGGCCGGCGTCGACGGGCTGCTGGTGTCGAACCACGGCGGCCGCCAGCTCGACGCCGCCGTGTCCACTGTGGACGCCCTCCCCGCGGTGGCCGAGGCCGTGGCGGGCGCGATCCCGCTCGTGCTCGACGGCGGCGTGCGGCGGGGCACCGACGTGGTGAAGGCGCTCGCGCTGGGCGCCACCGCCGTCGGCGTCGGGCGGCCCGTGCTGTGGGGCCTCGCGGCGGCCGGTGAGAAAGGAGTGACGGAAGTGCTGGAACGCCTGCGGGAGGAGCTGGACACCGCGCTGGCGCTGTGCGGCGCCGCCGCGCCGGGCGAGCTGACCGCGGACCTCGTCCGATGA
- a CDS encoding MmpS family transport accessory protein, with protein MSQPYPQQSFPQQAAPVPPAPKNGLGTAGFVLGLIGLIFSFIPIIGLVAWPLVILGIIFAAVGLGRIRKHRATNKGLTITGLVLSVIGLIICIVWAATTTKAVNDLNTEANRSVTVHYEVTGSAKDATITYSTMSGSDLSTNQEQAKLPWSKDVTAQGLLKGGTLTVTTGADGGSATCKVVVDGQESKTATATGQFATASCDGF; from the coding sequence TTGAGCCAGCCTTACCCGCAGCAGTCCTTCCCCCAGCAGGCCGCGCCCGTGCCGCCCGCCCCGAAGAACGGGCTCGGTACCGCCGGATTCGTGCTGGGGCTGATCGGCCTGATCTTCTCCTTCATCCCGATCATCGGGCTGGTCGCCTGGCCTCTGGTCATCCTCGGCATCATCTTCGCCGCCGTCGGGCTCGGCCGGATCCGCAAGCACCGTGCGACGAACAAGGGCCTCACGATCACCGGCCTGGTCCTGTCCGTGATCGGCCTGATCATCTGCATCGTGTGGGCCGCGACGACCACCAAGGCCGTCAACGACCTGAACACCGAGGCCAACCGCAGCGTCACGGTCCACTACGAGGTGACCGGCTCCGCGAAGGACGCCACGATCACCTACTCCACGATGTCCGGCAGCGACCTGTCCACCAACCAGGAACAGGCCAAGCTGCCGTGGTCGAAGGACGTCACCGCCCAGGGCCTGCTGAAGGGCGGCACGCTCACCGTCACGACCGGTGCCGACGGCGGAAGCGCTACCTGCAAGGTCGTCGTCGACGGCCAGGAGTCGAAGACCGCGACCGCGACCGGCCAGTTCGCCACCGCCTCCTGCGACGGCTTCTGA
- a CDS encoding cation:proton antiporter, whose protein sequence is MSATEAAPAFFLAVVVILAVVRLVTALAVKLGQPPVVGEMVAGVLLGPSLLGLLLPDAQEWLFPDDVRKLLYLGGQIGLVIYMFGAGYEFRVATVKSSVKTVTAVSSAGTVVPLALGVGVSVLGAGWVDILKPGVSPVVSAAFVGVAIAITAFPMLTRIITERGIASTRFGSLALACGALDDVLAWILLAVVLGLHAGSAGPVATAVGGGLLFALLVWLVVRRVLVKTMESPRVTVDQRLLVTAMIPFAAAWFTDTIGLYAVFGAFVIGIAFPRGEAADQVLAKIMPLGQVVFLPLFFTYSGLNTRFALLADPNLLLFAVVCVVVAVVGKLGASWGAARLVGESQPIALRVGVLVNARGLMQLIALNVGLAAGIVSPALFTVLVLVALVTTIMTSPVLGWLDRRDRRKYSGEQLPEFLLSAQPAGK, encoded by the coding sequence ATGTCCGCGACGGAAGCCGCACCGGCGTTCTTCCTGGCTGTGGTGGTGATCCTGGCGGTGGTCCGGCTGGTGACCGCGCTCGCGGTCAAGCTCGGCCAGCCGCCGGTGGTGGGGGAGATGGTGGCGGGTGTGCTGCTCGGGCCGTCGCTGCTCGGGCTGCTGCTGCCGGACGCGCAGGAGTGGCTGTTCCCCGACGACGTGCGGAAACTGCTGTACCTGGGCGGCCAGATCGGGCTCGTGATCTACATGTTCGGCGCCGGGTACGAGTTCCGCGTCGCGACGGTCAAGAGCTCCGTGAAGACGGTGACCGCCGTTTCCTCCGCGGGCACGGTGGTGCCGCTCGCGCTGGGTGTCGGGGTCAGCGTGCTCGGCGCCGGCTGGGTCGACATCCTCAAGCCAGGGGTGTCGCCGGTGGTGTCGGCGGCGTTCGTCGGGGTGGCGATCGCGATCACAGCGTTCCCGATGCTCACGCGGATCATCACCGAACGCGGCATCGCCTCGACGCGGTTCGGATCGCTCGCGCTCGCGTGCGGGGCGCTCGACGACGTGCTGGCGTGGATCCTGCTCGCCGTGGTGCTCGGCCTGCACGCCGGCTCGGCGGGACCGGTCGCCACCGCCGTCGGCGGCGGACTGCTGTTCGCGCTGCTCGTGTGGCTCGTCGTGCGGCGGGTGCTGGTGAAGACGATGGAGAGCCCGCGGGTGACGGTGGACCAGCGCCTGCTCGTGACGGCGATGATCCCCTTCGCGGCGGCGTGGTTCACCGACACCATCGGGCTCTACGCGGTGTTCGGCGCGTTCGTGATCGGGATCGCGTTCCCGCGCGGCGAGGCGGCGGACCAGGTGCTCGCGAAGATCATGCCGCTCGGGCAGGTCGTGTTCCTGCCGCTGTTCTTCACCTACTCCGGTCTGAACACGCGGTTCGCGCTGCTCGCCGATCCGAACCTGCTGCTGTTCGCGGTCGTGTGCGTGGTGGTGGCAGTGGTCGGCAAGCTGGGTGCGTCGTGGGGCGCGGCGCGGCTGGTGGGGGAGTCGCAGCCGATCGCGCTGCGCGTCGGGGTGCTCGTGAACGCTCGGGGGCTGATGCAGCTGATCGCGTTGAACGTGGGGCTGGCGGCGGGGATCGTGTCGCCGGCGTTGTTCACGGTGCTGGTGCTCGTCGCGTTGGTCACCACGATCATGACCTCGCCCGTGCTCGGCTGGCTCGACCGGCGCGACCGGCGGAAGTACTCCGGCGAACAGCTGCCGGAGTTCCTCCTTTCGGCGCAGCCGGCCGGAAAATGA
- a CDS encoding aldo/keto reductase, with protein sequence MIGTRKLGELAVGAQGLGCMGMSQAYGVRDDDNESVATIHRALELGVTLLDTANVYGSGENEKLVGRAIADRRDQVVLATKFGIVWTDEGMGARGDAAYVKQCCDESLHRLGVDHIDLYYQHRVDPNVPVEETWGALAELVQAGKIRYAGISEASAETIRRAHAVHPVTALQSEWSLWTRGIEDEVLGTCRELGIGLVPFSPLGRGLLTGSVTSVKDLPEDDLRRGMPRFEEGNFERNLAIVDALRALAETKGVTAGQLALAWVQAKGADVVPIPGTKRRKYLEENLAAAQLELSEEDIAAIEAASPKDAVAGARYPERLARAAGK encoded by the coding sequence GTGATCGGTACGAGGAAACTCGGTGAACTGGCAGTCGGTGCCCAGGGGCTCGGCTGCATGGGGATGAGCCAGGCCTACGGGGTGCGCGACGACGACAACGAGTCCGTCGCGACCATCCACCGGGCGCTGGAGCTGGGGGTGACCCTGCTCGACACGGCCAACGTGTACGGATCGGGGGAGAACGAGAAGCTGGTCGGCCGCGCGATCGCCGACCGCCGCGACCAGGTCGTGCTGGCCACGAAGTTCGGCATCGTGTGGACTGATGAGGGCATGGGCGCGCGCGGCGACGCGGCGTACGTGAAGCAGTGCTGCGACGAGTCGCTGCACCGGCTCGGCGTGGACCACATCGACCTCTACTACCAGCACCGCGTGGACCCGAACGTCCCCGTCGAGGAGACGTGGGGCGCGCTGGCCGAGCTCGTGCAGGCCGGGAAGATCCGGTACGCCGGGATTTCGGAGGCGAGCGCCGAGACCATCCGCCGCGCCCACGCCGTGCACCCGGTGACGGCGCTGCAGAGCGAGTGGTCGCTGTGGACGCGCGGCATCGAGGACGAGGTTCTCGGCACCTGCCGGGAGCTCGGCATCGGCCTGGTGCCGTTCTCGCCGCTCGGCCGTGGCCTGCTCACGGGCTCGGTGACGTCGGTGAAGGACCTGCCCGAGGACGACCTGCGCCGCGGGATGCCGCGGTTCGAGGAGGGGAACTTCGAGCGCAACCTGGCGATCGTCGACGCGCTGCGAGCGCTCGCCGAAACGAAGGGCGTGACCGCCGGGCAGCTGGCCCTCGCGTGGGTGCAGGCCAAGGGCGCGGACGTCGTGCCGATCCCGGGGACGAAGCGGCGCAAGTACCTCGAGGAGAACCTCGCGGCCGCGCAGCTCGAACTGTCCGAAGAGGACATCGCCGCGATCGAAGCGGCCTCGCCGAAGGACGCTGTCGCTGGGGCGCGCTACCCCGAGCGGCTCGCCCGCGCGGCCGGCAAGTGA
- a CDS encoding cytochrome P450, with amino-acid sequence MRRLLPAALAAALVGSLPKWLPGRVVALRVTIFAMVNGDEGLPVPVEDFRRLYADPAAMGRSKGAALSDLFWYWLAPGPEVHQEHLEAGPRYDEVAKTTRHILVKPRAESEELTRRVAAHVLDELEVGEGRLIRLRDEMMPIWAELYYELVFGEPCPPEARDLIVGHADDVVSALKCVRPRNMRRRAKLTQYLRRRLADVPHALPSRLSPQEQVFYLQGTFFNTAVVQMSEAMAHLLMIIAQHPDVQRRLVENPYDDAYLDRVIDEGLRTYPLFGIAHRITTADIELDDKKIDAGTVLLFSYPDFHHAGFERPEEFDPSRWEPPTGCPVHAAPLKKDVNFLPFGVTQNRACPARGLAPITMRVVTREFLRRFAVSSSAAHTRSIPNRGPVFLTPRGSTRSTRGTLAYLAVRDRWEDVWRSLAQLVFGTYMVLDARRKRLCVAYFANHGGE; translated from the coding sequence ATGAGGCGCCTGCTGCCGGCCGCGCTGGCCGCCGCGCTCGTCGGGTCCCTGCCGAAGTGGCTGCCCGGCCGGGTGGTCGCGCTGCGGGTGACGATCTTCGCGATGGTCAACGGCGACGAAGGCCTGCCGGTGCCGGTCGAGGACTTCCGCCGCCTCTACGCCGACCCGGCGGCGATGGGGCGCAGCAAGGGCGCGGCGCTGTCGGACCTGTTCTGGTACTGGCTCGCGCCCGGCCCCGAAGTGCACCAGGAGCACCTCGAAGCCGGCCCGCGCTACGACGAGGTCGCCAAGACCACGCGGCACATCCTCGTGAAACCGCGCGCGGAGTCGGAAGAGCTGACCCGGCGCGTCGCGGCGCACGTGCTCGACGAGCTGGAGGTCGGGGAGGGCCGGTTGATCCGGCTGCGCGACGAGATGATGCCGATCTGGGCCGAGCTGTACTACGAGCTCGTGTTCGGCGAACCGTGCCCGCCCGAGGCGCGCGACCTCATCGTCGGCCACGCCGACGACGTCGTCTCGGCGCTGAAGTGCGTGCGGCCGCGGAACATGCGCCGCCGCGCGAAGCTCACCCAGTACCTGCGGCGGCGCCTCGCCGACGTGCCGCACGCGTTGCCGTCAAGGCTTTCGCCCCAGGAGCAGGTGTTCTACCTGCAAGGCACGTTCTTCAACACGGCCGTGGTGCAGATGTCCGAGGCGATGGCCCACCTGCTGATGATCATCGCGCAGCACCCGGACGTGCAGCGGCGGCTCGTCGAGAACCCGTACGACGACGCGTACCTGGACCGCGTGATCGACGAAGGGTTGCGCACGTACCCGCTGTTCGGCATCGCGCACCGCATCACGACCGCCGACATCGAGCTCGACGACAAGAAGATCGACGCCGGCACCGTGCTGCTGTTCAGCTATCCCGATTTCCACCACGCCGGGTTCGAGCGGCCCGAGGAGTTCGACCCGTCGCGCTGGGAGCCGCCCACGGGGTGCCCAGTCCACGCAGCGCCCCTGAAGAAGGACGTGAACTTCCTGCCGTTCGGCGTCACACAGAACCGCGCGTGCCCGGCCCGCGGGCTCGCGCCGATCACGATGCGGGTGGTGACGCGGGAGTTCCTGCGCCGCTTCGCGGTGTCGTCGTCGGCTGCGCACACCCGCTCGATCCCCAACCGCGGCCCCGTTTTCCTCACCCCGCGCGGTTCGACTCGGTCGACACGCGGCACCCTCGCGTACCTCGCCGTGCGCGACCGGTGGGAGGACGTGTGGCGGAGCCTGGCCCAGCTCGTGTTCGGCACGTACATGGTGCTCGACGCGCGGCGGAAACGCTTGTGCGTCGCATACTTCGCGAATCACGGAGGCGAATGA
- a CDS encoding NAD(P)-binding domain-containing protein, with translation MVDDVLDYLVVGAGPAGLQLGRQLEQAGHRYLVLEAGSVPATFFTRFPRHRTLISVNKKHTGWTDPELNLRVDWNSLLDDGPDPVLFTDYSAELFPPADAFLRYTADYAAKHGVAIRYGTRVTRISRDPKSALFTATDSHGNTFTTRRLVMATGVSKPYIPDVPGMELVEQYADFDTDPARFTNKRVLVLGKGNSAFETADSVNAYAAVLHVAGPRPVKLAWRTHFVGHLRAYNAGVLDMYQLKLQHAILDGDVREIRKDEDGYHVKFAFARADEIVKELRYDYVVAATGFRFDASLFDEDCRPELTINGRFPAQTSSWESVNVPDLYFAGTITQARDFKKATSAFIHGFRYGVRALSKVLDERYHDREWPQTVLKAETADLVDAVLRRINRTSGLFQQFGFLADVLTVDGDQARYLEEVPVDRFADTPLSEAEHAFLITLDYGPDHDKVDPFDFTVKRASQDVANDSGEGHYLHPIVRHYRRGELVATHHVTENLENEWNRPVHVEALTEFVSRQLA, from the coding sequence GTGGTTGACGACGTTCTGGACTATCTGGTGGTCGGTGCGGGGCCCGCGGGCCTGCAGCTCGGCCGGCAGCTCGAACAGGCGGGTCACCGCTACCTCGTACTGGAAGCCGGCAGCGTGCCGGCCACGTTCTTCACACGGTTCCCGCGCCACCGCACGCTGATCTCGGTCAACAAGAAGCACACGGGCTGGACCGACCCGGAGCTGAACCTGCGCGTCGACTGGAACTCCCTGCTCGACGACGGCCCCGATCCCGTGTTGTTCACCGACTACAGCGCGGAGCTGTTCCCGCCCGCTGACGCGTTCCTGCGCTACACCGCCGACTACGCGGCGAAGCACGGTGTCGCCATCCGCTACGGCACCCGGGTGACGCGGATCAGCCGTGATCCGAAAAGCGCTCTCTTCACCGCCACGGACAGCCACGGGAACACCTTCACCACGCGGCGGCTCGTGATGGCGACGGGCGTGAGCAAGCCGTACATCCCCGACGTTCCCGGCATGGAGCTGGTCGAGCAGTACGCCGACTTCGACACCGACCCGGCGCGGTTCACCAACAAGCGCGTGCTCGTGCTGGGCAAGGGCAACTCGGCGTTCGAGACGGCCGACAGTGTCAACGCGTACGCCGCTGTGCTGCACGTCGCGGGCCCGCGGCCGGTGAAGCTGGCCTGGCGCACGCACTTCGTCGGTCACCTGCGCGCGTACAACGCGGGTGTGCTCGACATGTACCAGCTCAAGCTGCAGCACGCGATCCTCGACGGCGACGTGCGCGAGATCCGCAAGGACGAAGACGGCTACCACGTGAAGTTCGCCTTCGCCCGCGCCGACGAAATCGTGAAGGAACTGCGCTACGACTACGTGGTCGCCGCCACCGGTTTCCGCTTCGACGCGTCACTGTTCGACGAGGACTGCCGGCCGGAGCTCACGATCAACGGCCGCTTCCCGGCGCAGACGTCGTCGTGGGAGTCGGTGAACGTGCCCGATCTCTACTTCGCCGGCACCATCACGCAGGCACGCGACTTCAAGAAGGCCACCAGCGCGTTCATCCACGGCTTCCGCTACGGCGTGCGCGCCCTGTCGAAGGTGCTCGACGAGCGCTACCACGACCGTGAGTGGCCGCAGACCGTGCTGAAGGCCGAGACCGCCGACCTCGTCGACGCCGTGCTCCGGCGGATCAACCGGACGTCCGGGCTGTTCCAGCAGTTCGGGTTCCTCGCCGACGTGCTGACCGTCGACGGTGACCAGGCGCGCTACCTCGAAGAGGTGCCGGTGGACCGCTTCGCCGACACCCCGCTCAGCGAGGCCGAGCACGCGTTCCTGATCACCCTCGACTACGGGCCGGACCACGACAAGGTCGACCCCTTCGACTTCACGGTGAAGCGCGCGAGCCAGGACGTCGCCAACGACAGCGGCGAGGGCCACTACCTGCACCCGATCGTCCGGCACTACCGGCGCGGTGAGCTCGTCGCCACGCACCACGTGACGGAGAACCTCGAGAACGAGTGGAACCGGCCCGTGCACGTGGAGGCGCTCACGGAGTTCGTCAGCCGGCAGCTGGCCTGA